The window AAAAATGAGCGATTTAAGGAAATCTGGGAAAGGTTCAACAGTGAAAGTTTACTTCCACTGAAATGTCAGCAGTGCTCGTTGAGAAACGTCTCGTGCATGTCCGGTTGCTTGGCTCAGGCGTACTTCGATGAGAAAAAAGTTGACTCGCTTGTTTGTAAACTCGTTTAAGACTCAAAGATCCGTTTGTACAGTTCAACAGCGTAACTCGTGAACGTTGGGTGACTTTCGATAATTTTAAAGGTTCTCTCTCCGTTTTCCCGTCTTTCGGCCTCGAGAAAGAGCACCTCCGTAGAGTTTTTGAAACGGGATGCGAAATCGTACATGTGTGTGACGTAAAACACGGTTACGTTGTTTTCCATCAGAGCTGTGACGATTTGATAGGCTATTTCGGAAGCCTCGTATTCGTTCGTTGAGGAAAATGACTCGTTCATTAATAAGAGGCTGTGAGGGCTCATGTCATCCAGTACCGTCCTCATACGCACAAGTTCTTCCTCGAATTTCCCAGCCTGCAGTTTCCTGTCCTCTTCCCTCCGAAAGTGGGTGAACACACCGTAGCACACCGGGGCCGTAAAATAGCTGGCAGGGACGAACATTCCCGCCTGCATCATCAGAAACGCGATGCCCACACTCCTGAGAAATACGGTCTTGCCTCCTTTATTAGCTCCCATGATCACGAACAACCGCTTACCAATTCCCCTAAGGGTATTTGGTACCACCGATGTGTTTGAAATCAGTGCGAGGCTTAGGTTGTAGAGGTTTTCAAACTCAAAATGGTCGCTGTCGGCTTGTAAGGGCTCCGGGAACGTTAGTGGCAAACCAAGTTCCTTCATTTTGTCCGCGAGGTTTATACATGCAAGGTAAAAGGCCGTTTCGTACTGGAGCTTCATAAAGAATTTTTCGATGAATTCAGCCGCGCATGCCGTTGCTTGCGCAACAGTCTGTAGGCTAATGTTTCGAAGTTCCTCAAGGAAGTTTAACCCAGCATCGTCTCGAGGATTTAACTTAATCGTATAGCTCTTTGGGCGCTTGAGCAACTTCTTCAACCCTCCAACTTTGTTGGGAGTGGCTAAGGTGTAGCCGGTTCCTTCGCAACCCGGACCAAGGTACGATATTACCCGAACACCACCGGTGAATTTGAGGTTTTCCAGGTGGTTCCGTAAGGACGTTAAATAATGGTCGTTGAGTTCGTTCTTGATCATCTTAAAGAAGTTCTTGAAAGCGGTCGACTCAAAGCTCGCGGCGTGCGTATCGGCCAGGTTTCGTAACTCGGTCAGTCCGTCGACGAGTATTTCCAAATAGTTCCTGGCACCGTGGAGTACGTTCGATGGGGTTTTAACCCCAAGAATTCCAAGCCAGTTTTTACGTTTGAGTTCTCTGATTTTAATCGGTATTTCGTACAACCTCCTTACTACGTCTCTGTTCTTAAGCGCATCCTTGAGTGCCTGTTGACGGTAGATTATGGCTTGAGGATCTATCAACGGTGTCGAAAGGACTTCGGTGACGACCGTCCTGAAATAATGGTCGCCGTCACTCATGACGTCGATGATGGGTTCCAGTCCCAAGTCGGTGACAAGGTCAAGCCAATTCGAGCAGTGGATAAACTTTTGACCTTGGTCAACTGACTCTACGTTCAGCAACTGAACTTTCATTCGAGAACCTCCTCTTTACGTCATCGTAAGTCAGTCCGTACTTCCGTGCGATCGAAATTGCATGGGCACGACCTTTGACCTTTCTTCTCTCGATTTTGAACGTCCTAATCGAAGGATCCTCCGGTGAGACGAGTGCTACCATACTGACTATCTTTTCGTGTTCAACTTCGGCAAGCTCGTCGATAAAAGTTACCCAAGCAACGTAGCAGTCTATATCAATCAACTTCTTGAGCAATTCTTTTCCGAGAATCGTGGCATCGTAAAGTGCGGCAGAAGAGAATATTTCGTTCAGTATTACGACGCTGTTCTGAGTAACATTTTCCAAAATACTCTTAAGCCTAATTAAGTCATCCTCCAGCTTACTCTTCTGACTTTCGACCTCTTCTTTTCGTTCAAAATGTGTGTATATGCCGTCAGGTAAGAACAATTTTGCCCTGCTTGCTGGGATCGGTAGTCCTAGACCGGCGAGGTAGTGAAGCAGTCCGTACAAGCGAGCGTAGGTTGTCTTTCCACCTTGATTGGGGCCTGTGATAATCATGAACCGTTCCGCACGTTCCAAGTTTACATCATTCTGGACAACATGCTTTCCGGATTTCAACGCAAGTAGCGGGTCGAAAGTGTTCAGTACTATCTCTTCTCTCTCCGTTGTGCTAACTCTGGGGATAGCAAAGGGTAAACCACGTTCTTTAAGTTGCTGTAAGAAGCTTAAGTAGCTTGTATAGAAAATCAATTCTTTCGCTACTGAGTCGATGGTATCATCCAAGAAATCGGCGTGACGAGTGTAAAAATTGTCGAGCATTTGAAAAGTTTCCGGATAAATAGTTCTCAAGAACTCGACAATTCTGGCTTCAACATGATTCATCCCAGTTGCTTTCCTCAGGTCAAATCTGTACTTTTCATCGCATTCTGCTTGTTTGAATTTTTCAAAGGTTTTTTCAATGGCACTCGCATACTCTTCCTCATCCTCGTATTCTTTTACCGTCACCTGACCGGGTTGGAGGATAAGTACGTACTTCAAGCTACTCAGTTCCTTTTTCAGTTGCTCAGCTTCGAACTTTAAAACTCTGAATTTTTCTGAGGCCACATAATTTGTGACGTACTCACGAAGGTTCATAAGTCCGCTTGAGTCAAATTTTGATCCTTCCAATAGTCCGGATAGTGCTTCTACAGTTTTACAGTAGCGAAGCGCGGCCTCCAAAAACCATCCCTTCTTGTTAGTGTCGTAGGTGAGTTCTCTCGTCATTCTGAGGAGTCTGTGAACATCTTCCATCTTCTCTACGAAAGATTTCAAACCTTCAAGTAAAGTCCGATCCTTCATCAAGTCGTCGAAGATCTCTTGCCTGTAGCGAACGTTGTCCACGTCCCTAAGCGGTTGGAGGTACCATTTCTTTGCGATTCCTTTTTGGTAATCATTTCTGAGGATCTCTTCGATCAATTCCTCTATCATCAGATCCCGGATACTGTCGCTTGGAACGTGCATAACCTCACCCACGCCGTGTTTGTAAAGCAGACTGAGCTTTGACACTCGAACACCTCCCTTTAAAACGCCCCTTTAACAAAGATGGCCCCTACTGGATATCCAGTAGAGGCCATCAGCTCGAAGATTTCGAGCGGTTAAGGGTGAGCCTCATCACCCGGTATATTATCGGTCCTTGCGACTCTATTTTAACCCTGTGAGCACCCAGTGTCAACAAAACAGAACATTGTTTTCCGAAATTCGGAAACTCAGAACATCTCTGAAAGCTCCTTGTACAACTCGTCGGAGATCTTTTCCTTAACTTCTATGGCTTTCAGATTCTCTTTTAGTTGGTCAAGTGAGCTCACACCGAGTATCACGCTACTTACGTTGGGATTTTTTAGACACCATGCGATGGACAGTTGGGACATGGTTACACCAAGACCGTCGGCAATTTCTTTCAGCCTCTTTAATTTTCTTGTGGTTTCTTCCTCAAAAATTCCACGCTCTTCGAGTAACTTCCTCAACCACGGCCATCGATCGAGTCTTGAACCTTGTGGGATACCTTCTAAGTACTTTCCCGACAAAACACCGGAAGCCAACGGACTGTAAGTTGTAGTACCCATGCCGTACTTTTGGTACAATGGAGCGTATTCTTTTTCCACTCTTTCCTTTACTATCAAGTTATACTGTGGTTGCTCCACAATTGGTGGCATACAATTTAGTTCTTTCGCTACTTGATGAGCTCTTTCAATTTCTTCCGCACTCCATTCGCTTGTGCCCCAGTAAAGTGCCAAGCCACTGCGACATATTTGGTCCATCGTCCAGACAACTTCTTCCATTGGTACTTCGGGATCAGGCCTATGACAGTAGAGCAAGTCTACGTAATCAAGTTGCAGTCGTTTTAGCGAATTCCACGTACCTTCCAACAGGTGCTTTCTGGATAACCCTTTCTGATTTGGTCCATCCCCACCCCAGAAGATTTTTGTGGAAATCACAAGGTCCTCCCTGCGGTACTCTTTAAGTATCATTCCGAGCATCGATTCGGCGATACCATTTGCGTAGGCCTCAGCCGTATCTATGAAATTCACCCCATTCTCGACAGCGTACCTGACGATCGCTCGTGTGGCGTTCAAATCCAGTTGATTTCCAAAGGTCAGCCAGCTTCCCAAAGAAAGCTCACTGATTTTCAATCCCCATTTACCCACTTTTCTATAATTCACAGCGGCCACCTCCACCTCAACGGAGGAGTACACCCCCGTTAGCCTATGTTATAGTGTTTGAATATCCTCTTCTTAACGTTCCAAGTGCACTTGACTCCGCCGGCAAACCTGACCATGTCCCCGGCTCCGAAGCTCACAACGGTACCGTCGTCGAGTTTGACCTCAACCTCACCCTCAACAACGTAGAACTGCTCTGGCTCGTCGTAATACCAGTCGAACACACTCTCTTCCTTACTCCATGTCGGCCACTTTTTGGCTTCCTCGACCTCTTGCGGGGTTGGTTTCCAGATCTTCACCTTTTCCACGACAATCACCTCCACGTCCCAGCCTTCTGTGAACTTTCAAGGCCATTCACGGAAATTAATTCGCTGTACAAACATATTATACCACAAACGATTAAAAATTCCATCACCATCGCTTACACTTGTTAGTTCGTAGCTTTCGGATCAAATGAGAGTGGTGTAAAATTTGTGTGAGGTTCTACGGCGTAGGAGGGAGCTGTTGTGAGAATACTTGTAACAGGGTTCGAACCTTTCGGGGAAGATACGGTTAATCCCAGTGGCGAGATCGTTAAGAAACTCTCGAAAGATCGCAAGTTCGCCGAGAAGTACCCTGGTGTCGAATTCGTTTTCAGAGTACTACCCGTGAGCTACGAGAAAAGTATCTCAGCTTTAGAAGAAATTTACTTAACCGGTGAATTCGATTTTTCTTTGCACTTGGGGCAAGCCGGTGGGGTAGCGGCTATCACCTTAGAGCGAGTTGCTGTGAACTTGATGGATTCTGAACATCCAGACAACGATAACGTCACAAAAGTTGATGAGAAAATAAGTGTCGAATCAGCGGATGCATACCTAACTGTAGTGAACGTGAAAGCTCTTGCCCAGTACCTCAACAAAAAGAAAATACCCGCGGTAATTTCCTACACCGCGGGCCAGTACATCTGCAACGAAGTTTATTTCTACTCCATGGAACGTTCACGTAGAACAAAGAACCCCAGACAATGTCTCTTCGTTCATCTACCGTTCTTACCTGAGCAAGTTGCTCGGAGGTATCCAAAAAACAGGAACTTACCTTCAATGTGCTTTGAACTTCAGTACAAAGCGGTACGCGAAATTTTGAACTGGTTGTTGCAAAAAGGACGTTAAAGTCAAGGCTAAACTTACGCTTTTAGTGTATTGCACTTATCAAATCTAAAAACCTCTGAACATCTTCTTCGCTGACCGAGACCTTTTCCAATTTGAGGCCTTCACTGATGTACGTCAGGTAGCCTCTTGCCGTATTTTCCCAGGTGTACCTTTTTGCAAGTTCTAACGAACGTTCCTTTGGAAATTTCTTCAAAGCCACCAGGAGTTTTTCGGCGATGTCTTTCGGATCCTCAGGATCGACCAGGAGTCCTTCCCCGTTAGCCAGAATCTCGGAAGGGCCACCGTTTTTCGTTGCCACGACCTTCAAACCACACGCGGCTGCCTCAACGATAGCGAGTCCGAACGGTTCGTAAATGGCTGGTAAGACAAAGACAGAATCGCGTTTCGAAGCTACTCTGTAAAGACTTGCCAGCGACGGTTGGTCCGTTATATTTAGGAAAAACACGCTGCGGTTGATCTCACCACGTGCTTCGTTGAGTATCTCCCTGACTATTGAAGCCGCTTCGGATTCGCTTTCGTGTGCCCACTTTTCGACGTTTTCTACCCCGCGCAACACTATCAGAAGATTTGCGCTGTTTATTAGTTTTTCGTGGTTGATAAACGCGCGGACAACGGAGATATGGTTTTTCTTCCTATCGACCCTGCTTGACATGATGATGAACGGAAGTTTATAGCGGCACACGGGAGCTTTGGAGAGTTTTTCGTTCAAGTATTTCTCAATAACTTCATCCAAAGGTCCCGGTGTCGTTGTGAATATCCTCTGGTTTATCCCCGGTGGGATGAGTTTAAATTTGTGTAGATACGGTAGATGGTTGTAATCTGGATGCGAGTACTGTTGGTTCATCTCCTGTGAGGTACTGCAGGCAACAAAAGATGCGTACTTTATCGCCATGTTTTCGGCGTAGATTCTAACAGTAAACCTGTACCTTTTTTCAAGTTCCTCCGGGGAAGCTCCGCTGGCTAAAAGTTTATCCTTTTTCCACGCGCCAAGTGAATGACCTGTGAAAGAGAAAGGTATTCCAGTCCTCTTTAAAAACAGTACCCCGGCCATTCCACCGTCCGCGTAATGGGTGGTGACAAAGTCGGGAAATTCTCCCTCCGACTCGTAGAACTTGTAGATATTATCGACGTACTCTGGTATGTATGGCCAGAGATCTTCTTTTCTCAGGAATCTTTCACCACCAAACGGGATACGTACGATCCTCACGTTCGGTGCGTCAGGGTAAAAATCAAACGGTTCGGAGAATTCTGGCCAATCTGAGTCTACGATAAGTCTCGTGACGATATCGACCTTGATGCCGAGTTCCCCCATCGCTTTCGCAAGTTCCTTGACGTAGACTAATTGGCCCCCAAAGTCCGGGTGTTCGGTTAAGTGACTGTCGTGACGATCAAAGTTTCCTTGGGGATTGAAGAACGCTACTCTCTTTATACCGACCTCCATAAAGATCCTCCTCAAAGTTCGGGCATTATATCCACATCCGCACCGATTTGCGACAAAACTTGCGCGGCTATCTTACTTCCCAGATGACATGCCTCAACGAATGTGCTACCGTTCAAAATACCGTAGTAAAGTCCCGCCCAGAATCCGTCACCGGCGCCGGTAGCATCGACAACGTTCGTTGCGCATGTTGGTATGTGATGTATCTCCCCGTTCTCGGAAGCGAAAGCCCCGTAAGGTCCAGCGGTTAACACCACTCTTTTCACTCCACATTTATGGAATTTGTCTATGTAATAATGAACCTTATCTTCCAACTTTCCCTCGTATTCTCCGAATAAAGTGATCGCATCGTCTAAAGATGGTTTGGTAATCTCAGTTTTTTCGAGAATTGACAGAACTATCCGAATATCTAAACGCCCGCATGTGAATAGTTTTTCCCTGCAGTTCGGATCGAAACCTATCATTACACCAAGCTTTTCTGCCTTTTCCAAGATCTCGAGTGCAGCTTCTCTGATGGGTGATACCGTAAACGGCCAACAACTGAAATGCACGATTCTTACACCTTGGAAAATCTCCTCCTTAGGTGGTTCAAGAAACTTATCCGCACCGCGAACAACAAAAAAGTCCGGAGTTAATGCTGTTCTTTGCACGAACACCAGTGTCGTACCGTTCACAGCGTCGTACTGTACGTAGGAGGTATCTACTCCCCTTCGTAACAGACTGTCCACAATTCGTCTTCCAATTGGATCGTTTCCGACCCTTGAAAGTATCCTCGCAGGAACGCCAAGTTGTACGAGGAACTTAGCAATGTTTCCCGGTGACCCCCCCACCCTTAGTATGAACCGTTCTGCGGTTTCGAAGGGTTCCTCCGTAATCAAATCCGCGAGTAGTTCGCCAACGAAGAGAACCATGAGTTATTCTCCTTTCAGAACAACGTAACTTTACAATCTTCTAAAAAAACTATCCTTTTACCGCACCGGCACTCAGGCCGGAGATTATTCTGTTCTGGAAAATCAGCACCAAGATCACCAACGGAGTTGTTACGATAACCGCTGCGGCCATGAGTTGTCCCCAAGGTTGTTCGTATTGACTCCTACCCGCAAAAAGAGCGATGGCAACAGGTACTGTGTAGTATTCAGGTTTTTGCATGAACGTGAACGCGAACAAAAATTCATTCCAAGCGGTTATAAACGTCAGCAAGCCTGTTGCAACAAGTCCGGGTGCGGACATGGGAAAAACTATCTGAAATAGCGTTCGCAAACGTGAACAACCGTCGATAGCGGCTGCTTCTTCAACATCCTTCGGCAAATCTCGGAAGAAGTTTTGGAGTATCCACGTGGTCAACGGTAACGTAATCGCCACGTACGGTAGGATTAACCCTTGATACGTGTTGATGAAACCAAGTTTTCTCAGGATAACGAACAACGAACCAAGGATCGATATCTGTGGGAACATGCTAACCGAGAGTATGAGAGCCATTACGAGAGCCTTTCCACGCATATGCAATCGCGCAATTGCGTAACCGGCAAACGAACCGAAAATTAACGTGGTAATGGTGGTTATTCCTGCAACAACGACGCTGTTCCAGATGTTAACGTGGAAAGGCCTCTCCTGGAATACCTTAATGTAGTTTGAAAATGTCGGTGACTTTGGCCAGAATGTTGGATGTGGATCAAAGAGTTCGACGTTCGGCTTGAGTGACGAAATCACCGCCCAGTAAAACGGGAATATACACCAGACAAGAACAAAAACAACGGCTATCGCCAAGAGCATCTTGTATAACACCCGTTTAGTACTCATTCCCATTGCGTTCACCCCTTATGAACCTCAATCAAGTTTCAGTCGCAACGATTTAATGTAAATTATGGCAAAGATAGAAATCAAAGCGAAGATGATTACCGAAAGTGCCGAACCGTACCCAAACCAAGCGCCCGTGAACGCGCGGTCCATCAGGAGTACACGGTTGTAGACAGCCAAGGTTTCTGTATTTACACTTCCCCGGGTCATTATGAACACAACATCGAACACGCGCAACGCGTCGAGCGTTCTGAAGATGAGAGCCACTGCAATCGTGGAACTGAGCATTGGCAACGTTATTTTAGTGAAACGTTGCCAAACGTTTGCCCCGTCAATCCTTGCAGCTTCGTAAAGCTCTTCTGGAATGAGTTGAAGACCGGCCAGTATTAGGAGAGCCATGAAGGGAGTTGTTTTCCAAACGTCAACGGCAATAATCGCCCACATGGCCGTATCGGGAGAACCCAATATTGGGAACCCAGGCTCTATTACCCCAAGTCGCTCTAAGATCTTGGTCACAATACCGGATTGATCGTTAAACATCCACTTCCACATTTGTGAGGATATGGCCGTCGGAATAGCCCATGGAATTAACATGGCGGCCCTAACCGCGCCACGGAATTTGAACGGTTGGTGAACTATGATTGCTATCAAGAGTCCGAGCACAGTTTCTAAGGCTACTGACACAACAGTGAAGAATATCGTATTTTTTAGTGCCGCTATGAAACGCGGGTCGTGGACGAAAAGTTCAACATAGTTTTTGAAACCAACGAACTTCCTCGGAAAGTTCGGATTCAATCCGAACTCGAAGAAACTGTCGTAGAAGGTTTTGAAGAGAGGGAAAAACGCGATGACGGATATCACAAACAGTGC is drawn from Fervidobacterium thailandense and contains these coding sequences:
- a CDS encoding aldo/keto reductase, coding for MNYRKVGKWGLKISELSLGSWLTFGNQLDLNATRAIVRYAVENGVNFIDTAEAYANGIAESMLGMILKEYRREDLVISTKIFWGGDGPNQKGLSRKHLLEGTWNSLKRLQLDYVDLLYCHRPDPEVPMEEVVWTMDQICRSGLALYWGTSEWSAEEIERAHQVAKELNCMPPIVEQPQYNLIVKERVEKEYAPLYQKYGMGTTTYSPLASGVLSGKYLEGIPQGSRLDRWPWLRKLLEERGIFEEETTRKLKRLKEIADGLGVTMSQLSIAWCLKNPNVSSVILGVSSLDQLKENLKAIEVKEKISDELYKELSEMF
- a CDS encoding carbohydrate kinase family protein, which produces MVLFVGELLADLITEEPFETAERFILRVGGSPGNIAKFLVQLGVPARILSRVGNDPIGRRIVDSLLRRGVDTSYVQYDAVNGTTLVFVQRTALTPDFFVVRGADKFLEPPKEEIFQGVRIVHFSCWPFTVSPIREAALEILEKAEKLGVMIGFDPNCREKLFTCGRLDIRIVLSILEKTEITKPSLDDAITLFGEYEGKLEDKVHYYIDKFHKCGVKRVVLTAGPYGAFASENGEIHHIPTCATNVVDATGAGDGFWAGLYYGILNGSTFVEACHLGSKIAAQVLSQIGADVDIMPEL
- a CDS encoding MutS-related protein; this translates as MSKLSLLYKHGVGEVMHVPSDSIRDLMIEELIEEILRNDYQKGIAKKWYLQPLRDVDNVRYRQEIFDDLMKDRTLLEGLKSFVEKMEDVHRLLRMTRELTYDTNKKGWFLEAALRYCKTVEALSGLLEGSKFDSSGLMNLREYVTNYVASEKFRVLKFEAEQLKKELSSLKYVLILQPGQVTVKEYEDEEEYASAIEKTFEKFKQAECDEKYRFDLRKATGMNHVEARIVEFLRTIYPETFQMLDNFYTRHADFLDDTIDSVAKELIFYTSYLSFLQQLKERGLPFAIPRVSTTEREEIVLNTFDPLLALKSGKHVVQNDVNLERAERFMIITGPNQGGKTTYARLYGLLHYLAGLGLPIPASRAKLFLPDGIYTHFERKEEVESQKSKLEDDLIRLKSILENVTQNSVVILNEIFSSAALYDATILGKELLKKLIDIDCYVAWVTFIDELAEVEHEKIVSMVALVSPEDPSIRTFKIERRKVKGRAHAISIARKYGLTYDDVKRRFSNESSVAERRVS
- a CDS encoding cupin domain-containing protein; its protein translation is MEKVKIWKPTPQEVEEAKKWPTWSKEESVFDWYYDEPEQFYVVEGEVEVKLDDGTVVSFGAGDMVRFAGGVKCTWNVKKRIFKHYNIG
- a CDS encoding carbohydrate ABC transporter permease, which codes for MKAKTKETVVAWWMVFPALFVISVIAFFPLFKTFYDSFFEFGLNPNFPRKFVGFKNYVELFVHDPRFIAALKNTIFFTVVSVALETVLGLLIAIIVHQPFKFRGAVRAAMLIPWAIPTAISSQMWKWMFNDQSGIVTKILERLGVIEPGFPILGSPDTAMWAIIAVDVWKTTPFMALLILAGLQLIPEELYEAARIDGANVWQRFTKITLPMLSSTIAVALIFRTLDALRVFDVVFIMTRGSVNTETLAVYNRVLLMDRAFTGAWFGYGSALSVIIFALISIFAIIYIKSLRLKLD
- a CDS encoding ABC transporter permease subunit is translated as MSTKRVLYKMLLAIAVVFVLVWCIFPFYWAVISSLKPNVELFDPHPTFWPKSPTFSNYIKVFQERPFHVNIWNSVVVAGITTITTLIFGSFAGYAIARLHMRGKALVMALILSVSMFPQISILGSLFVILRKLGFINTYQGLILPYVAITLPLTTWILQNFFRDLPKDVEEAAAIDGCSRLRTLFQIVFPMSAPGLVATGLLTFITAWNEFLFAFTFMQKPEYYTVPVAIALFAGRSQYEQPWGQLMAAAVIVTTPLVILVLIFQNRIISGLSAGAVKG
- a CDS encoding MutS-related protein → MKVQLLNVESVDQGQKFIHCSNWLDLVTDLGLEPIIDVMSDGDHYFRTVVTEVLSTPLIDPQAIIYRQQALKDALKNRDVVRRLYEIPIKIRELKRKNWLGILGVKTPSNVLHGARNYLEILVDGLTELRNLADTHAASFESTAFKNFFKMIKNELNDHYLTSLRNHLENLKFTGGVRVISYLGPGCEGTGYTLATPNKVGGLKKLLKRPKSYTIKLNPRDDAGLNFLEELRNISLQTVAQATACAAEFIEKFFMKLQYETAFYLACINLADKMKELGLPLTFPEPLQADSDHFEFENLYNLSLALISNTSVVPNTLRGIGKRLFVIMGANKGGKTVFLRSVGIAFLMMQAGMFVPASYFTAPVCYGVFTHFRREEDRKLQAGKFEEELVRMRTVLDDMSPHSLLLMNESFSSTNEYEASEIAYQIVTALMENNVTVFYVTHMYDFASRFKNSTEVLFLEAERRENGERTFKIIESHPTFTSYAVELYKRIFES
- a CDS encoding glycosyltransferase, with the translated sequence MEVGIKRVAFFNPQGNFDRHDSHLTEHPDFGGQLVYVKELAKAMGELGIKVDIVTRLIVDSDWPEFSEPFDFYPDAPNVRIVRIPFGGERFLRKEDLWPYIPEYVDNIYKFYESEGEFPDFVTTHYADGGMAGVLFLKRTGIPFSFTGHSLGAWKKDKLLASGASPEELEKRYRFTVRIYAENMAIKYASFVACSTSQEMNQQYSHPDYNHLPYLHKFKLIPPGINQRIFTTTPGPLDEVIEKYLNEKLSKAPVCRYKLPFIIMSSRVDRKKNHISVVRAFINHEKLINSANLLIVLRGVENVEKWAHESESEAASIVREILNEARGEINRSVFFLNITDQPSLASLYRVASKRDSVFVLPAIYEPFGLAIVEAAACGLKVVATKNGGPSEILANGEGLLVDPEDPKDIAEKLLVALKKFPKERSLELAKRYTWENTARGYLTYISEGLKLEKVSVSEEDVQRFLDLISAIH
- a CDS encoding peptidase C15 translates to MRILVTGFEPFGEDTVNPSGEIVKKLSKDRKFAEKYPGVEFVFRVLPVSYEKSISALEEIYLTGEFDFSLHLGQAGGVAAITLERVAVNLMDSEHPDNDNVTKVDEKISVESADAYLTVVNVKALAQYLNKKKIPAVISYTAGQYICNEVYFYSMERSRRTKNPRQCLFVHLPFLPEQVARRYPKNRNLPSMCFELQYKAVREILNWLLQKGR